TGGAAGGCCTGACTGAGTGAGATTTCCGGCGTCGCCATGCGTTCCCCTTCTGGAAGATCACGATAGCAACGCGAGCAGATGCTGCCGCCCTCTAGCGCGGGCGCGGCCCCGTTCGTATATTGAATCTGATGACCGTTCGGTCATCGTCACACGATGGGGGCAGGTGAATCGAGATGGCAGGCACGTTCGATCTCTTCAAAGACAAGGGTGGTCACTGGCGCTTCAACTTGAAGGCGAGCAACGGTCAGATCATTGCGAGCAGCGAGAGCTACAACTCGAAGGCGAGTGCTCTCAATGGTGTCGAGTCGGTGCGTAAGAACGCCGCGGAGGCCAAGCTCGTCGAACGCGAAGAGTAGCGCAGCGCTGCGCACGGCTGCTCGACGAAACCTATTCGGCGAGCAGCCGTGCAATGCGGTGGTCGACCGCAAGACGAGAACCCACAACGGATTGAATGTAGGCGGCAACCTTCAGATGCTCCGGATGCGTCGCGTAGCGACCGAGAGCATCCTCATCATCGAAATCCGCCGTGAGTACGACGTCTGCGTTGTCGCCGGGCTTCAGCACATTGATTCCAACCTCGAGAGAGCGGATCTCCGGCACCAACGGCGGCAGCGTGTGCAGCAGCCGACTGATCTCGGCGGCTTGCTCCGCCCGGGCGGCGAGGTCGCCTGCCGCCAGCTTCCAGACAACGATGTGACGGATGGTCATCGAGCCTCCCTCAGTGCAGTCGTGAGGGCAGACCTCAGGCGGGCTGGATCAACACGCCAATAGGTGTGCACGGTGCCATCGATCAGAAGTACGGGAATCTCTTCCGCGTAGCGCTGTGCTAAAGCGGGGTCGTCGAGAATCGAGAGTTCCGTGAGCCGGTGGCTGACGGCATCCGGTTCGAATTCGTCGAGGACGCGCACAACGATGTCGCGGGCGTCATCGCAGAGATGACAACCGGGCTTACCGATGAGGGTCAATTGAACCGAGGTCACCTCACCAGCCTACGACCGGCGCGACGACTACAGCGCCTCACGAAA
The Rathayibacter sp. SW19 DNA segment above includes these coding regions:
- a CDS encoding glutaredoxin family protein is translated as MTSVQLTLIGKPGCHLCDDARDIVVRVLDEFEPDAVSHRLTELSILDDPALAQRYAEEIPVLLIDGTVHTYWRVDPARLRSALTTALREAR
- a CDS encoding Dabb family protein, which codes for MTIRHIVVWKLAAGDLAARAEQAAEISRLLHTLPPLVPEIRSLEVGINVLKPGDNADVVLTADFDDEDALGRYATHPEHLKVAAYIQSVVGSRLAVDHRIARLLAE
- a CDS encoding YegP family protein, with product MAGTFDLFKDKGGHWRFNLKASNGQIIASSESYNSKASALNGVESVRKNAAEAKLVEREE